TTGGTATCCTAACGGCTACACAATATATAATACAAGGAGAATACTAAGACAACTTTGTTGCGTCCAAATGGATCCCGACGTGGAGAAAGAAAAATTCACTTTGCTGGTTCATGGAACAAAGAACACCGAGAAgtattttgagccaaatcatgaacCAACTCCTGCGGTAGCACATTGGAATGCACTTACTAACTACCACATACCAAGAGGTTATTTGGTACCTTATGAGGGAGATGTAAATGcatgtgaggaagattatatggagttttatGAAGAAATCAGTCATTCTTTTGTGATAAATAAAGAACAACAAGTTAAGGCTGATGCGACAAAGGCAAAGGCAAAGGAGAGGGAGGCTAAGAGAGCTCAGAAGAAGATGCCTAtttgtggagaagaagaaaaaaggttatgggataatgtggtaataaaatttctttctcttatacTTTTCGGTTGTTTAAAACTATTGAAAAAATATTTACTTgtgcttaaaattggaattaggtattgaagggttcgaaattgttgaagaaatggatGGCTAAAATCAAAAGTGGAGAGCCGATGGAGACTAAGGAACAAAACGCCTACTACAAGCAGTGGGAGGGTCTTATAACTAAAAGAATGGTGGACCCAAGTAGGTCTAAGCAACTGAAGAGGGGCCGACAACCAggagaaggttcaagtcgcgCTGTGGACGAAAACGGTGGAGGAGATGAAACCAcaagtgatgaggaagttcgtCCCAAAACTCGCGGTAAACAAGGAGGTGGTAAGAAGGGTCGACAACAAGGCCAAGGTTCAATTCGCGCTGTGGACGAAGCCGGTGGAGGAGATCAAACCccaagtgatgaggaagttcgACCTAAAACTCGTGCTAAACAAGGAGGTGGTAAAAGGGGTCGACAACAAggagaaggttcaagtcgcgCTGTGGAGGAAACTAGTCAAGGAGATGATACCACAagtgatgtagttgcaggaaatcctacactacacccctcatataatttcattgatgatcatctcattttta
This is a stretch of genomic DNA from Papaver somniferum cultivar HN1 chromosome 1, ASM357369v1, whole genome shotgun sequence. It encodes these proteins:
- the LOC113354574 gene encoding heat stress transcription factor B-2a-like, which translates into the protein MAKIKSGEPMETKEQNAYYKQWEGLITKRMVDPSRSKQLKRGRQPGEGSSRAVDENGGGDETTSDEEVRPKTRGKQGGGKKGRQQGQGSIRAVDEAGGGDQTPSDEEVRPKTRAKQGGGKRGRQQGEGSSRAVEETSQGDDTTSDLALSAATAKSLLSMFHSRHTDFTTDARTSPECGDGTKFELSC